In Alkaliphilus flagellatus, one DNA window encodes the following:
- a CDS encoding ABC transporter permease, translating to MNIFNKVTLQSMKKSRTRTIVTIIGVVLSAAMITTVATFGVSLLNYMANGAAQKYGGWHVEFLDVPSSFVQERTHDEGITNTAAFENIGYAKLDGGKNPNKPYLFIAGYSEEAFDTLPIALAAGRLPKNSGEIVVSGRVATNGGVKFAVGDKLTLAVGSRMDGNKNLGQHDPYISGKETLVPKAKRTYTIVGICQSPSFEESSAPGYTLITKADTQDKADNFSIFVTLKNPRGVHAYASNTAGTQAYVFNDNVLRFMGLSDDNLFNTLLYAVGGIVVAIIMIGSIFLIYNAFTISLNERTRQFGILSSVGATARQLRNSVLFEGLCIGAVGIPIGVIVGIGSIGLVISVVARNFGSILYSNVPLTLTVSIPAIVGAAAVSMVTILISAYIPARKAASTPVMESIRQTNEVKVESKAVKTSKLAQRIYGLEGTLALKNFKRNKKRYRSIVLSLVLSVVLFISASAFVTDMKQASERAVEFTTYDIGLATQDMDDSEMLPLYDKLKTADGVYESSYQALMTYSCAAKASDLSDDYWEYAGSHSPDETVNLPMDIQFLDDSAYLNIIKDLGLPAEEYTGQNAKMIAVAKMQGHSNRVEEVDQLSDMFTSSSMNFTIAPETNGEPKTEQGQNVSITFVETVPPDTPPIIGNFEQKPYFFRVMAPYSLKEKLETPDTPVDIKVKGLTFRSKNPSQSVAEMETMIQGAGITAEYNLYNVYKMLDENRNYIFIANVFAYTFIIMISLIAVANVFNTISTNIKLRRRELAMLRSVGMSDHDFNKMMRFECAFYGMRALLFGLPTAAVSSWLIYKGMFIGGADGIDFVLPWASIGISVFSVLFVVFITMLYAISKIKRENIIDALRDDMT from the coding sequence ATGAACATTTTCAACAAAGTTACCCTGCAAAGCATGAAAAAAAGCCGTACCCGAACGATTGTCACGATTATCGGAGTTGTTCTGTCCGCCGCCATGATTACGACAGTCGCTACCTTTGGCGTTTCTCTGCTGAACTATATGGCAAACGGCGCGGCCCAGAAATACGGCGGTTGGCACGTTGAGTTTTTGGACGTCCCTTCTTCTTTCGTACAGGAACGAACCCACGACGAGGGAATCACTAACACCGCGGCATTTGAAAATATCGGCTACGCAAAACTTGACGGCGGGAAAAACCCCAACAAGCCGTATCTTTTTATAGCCGGATACAGCGAGGAAGCCTTTGATACCTTGCCCATAGCCCTGGCTGCAGGCAGATTGCCGAAAAACAGTGGGGAGATTGTTGTTTCGGGGCGCGTCGCTACAAACGGCGGAGTTAAATTCGCGGTGGGCGACAAGCTTACACTTGCTGTCGGAAGCCGCATGGACGGAAACAAAAATCTCGGTCAACACGACCCTTACATTTCCGGGAAAGAAACTCTTGTGCCAAAAGCCAAGAGAACCTACACGATTGTCGGTATCTGCCAAAGCCCCAGCTTTGAGGAATCTTCTGCGCCGGGATACACATTGATAACGAAAGCAGATACACAAGACAAAGCGGACAACTTCAGCATATTTGTTACGCTTAAAAACCCTCGTGGGGTTCACGCTTACGCAAGCAACACAGCCGGAACCCAAGCTTACGTCTTTAACGATAATGTGTTGCGCTTCATGGGTCTTTCGGACGATAATTTGTTCAACACGCTTCTGTACGCGGTTGGCGGCATTGTGGTCGCCATCATCATGATAGGCTCGATTTTTCTGATTTATAACGCATTCACCATCTCGCTGAACGAACGCACACGTCAGTTCGGGATTCTCTCGTCGGTGGGAGCCACAGCGAGGCAGCTGCGAAATTCGGTGCTGTTTGAGGGGCTTTGTATCGGTGCGGTCGGCATACCGATTGGCGTTATCGTTGGCATAGGCAGCATCGGGCTTGTGATTTCAGTTGTCGCCAGGAATTTCGGGAGCATTCTCTACAGCAACGTCCCTTTAACCTTGACGGTGTCCATCCCCGCGATTGTCGGCGCGGCGGCGGTCAGCATGGTTACGATTCTGATTTCGGCCTATATCCCGGCTCGAAAGGCCGCAAGCACTCCCGTGATGGAGAGTATTCGCCAGACGAACGAGGTCAAAGTTGAATCCAAAGCCGTGAAAACGTCAAAACTGGCGCAGCGTATTTACGGTTTGGAGGGAACCCTTGCGCTAAAGAATTTTAAAAGAAACAAGAAACGCTATCGCAGCATTGTGCTATCACTTGTTTTAAGCGTAGTGCTGTTTATATCGGCCAGTGCTTTTGTAACGGATATGAAACAGGCGTCGGAGCGGGCAGTAGAGTTTACTACCTATGACATCGGTTTGGCCACACAGGATATGGACGATAGCGAAATGTTGCCGCTTTACGACAAACTAAAAACCGCCGATGGTGTTTATGAAAGCTCGTATCAAGCTCTTATGACGTATTCATGCGCTGCCAAAGCAAGCGATCTTTCAGACGATTACTGGGAATACGCGGGTTCACATTCGCCGGACGAAACGGTTAATCTGCCAATGGACATCCAGTTTCTTGATGACAGCGCCTATCTGAATATTATCAAAGACTTGGGCTTGCCTGCAGAGGAATATACCGGGCAAAATGCGAAAATGATCGCCGTTGCCAAAATGCAAGGCCACAGCAATCGGGTGGAGGAGGTTGACCAGCTTAGTGATATGTTCACGAGTTCTTCCATGAATTTTACCATCGCTCCCGAAACAAATGGCGAGCCGAAGACGGAACAGGGGCAAAACGTAAGCATTACGTTTGTCGAGACCGTGCCGCCTGATACACCCCCGATCATAGGAAACTTCGAGCAGAAGCCATACTTTTTTAGGGTGATGGCCCCCTATTCGCTCAAGGAGAAGCTTGAAACCCCCGATACCCCTGTGGATATTAAGGTTAAGGGCTTGACCTTTCGGTCAAAGAATCCCTCGCAGTCGGTGGCTGAAATGGAAACGATGATTCAGGGTGCGGGAATTACAGCCGAGTACAACCTGTACAATGTGTATAAAATGCTTGATGAGAACCGCAATTACATATTCATTGCCAACGTGTTCGCTTATACTTTTATCATTATGATTTCGCTGATTGCGGTTGCCAATGTGTTCAACACGATTTCCACGAATATCAAGCTGCGCCGGCGGGAGCTTGCCATGCTCCGCTCTGTGGGGATGTCCGACCACGATTTCAATAAAATGATGCGCTTTGAGTGT
- a CDS encoding ABC transporter ATP-binding protein has translation MELLRIENLCKAYGKGENQVTALDHVSLTIEKGEFTAIIGSSGSGKSTLLHIIGGVDVPTSGKVYLDGQDVYAQSNEKLAIFRRRQVGLIYQFHNLIPTLNVVENITLPILMDKRKVNDERLNDLLEMLGLKDRKTHLPNQLSGGQQQRVSIGRALMNAPAVMLADEPTGSLDSRNGHEIIKLLKESNKKYGQTLLLVTHDENIALQADRIIGISDGKVVRDERVRS, from the coding sequence ATGGAGCTATTAAGAATTGAAAATCTATGCAAGGCCTATGGCAAGGGCGAAAACCAAGTTACCGCGCTTGACCATGTTTCGCTTACAATCGAAAAAGGGGAGTTTACCGCAATCATCGGTTCCTCCGGCTCCGGCAAATCCACATTGCTTCACATCATTGGCGGCGTGGACGTGCCGACAAGCGGAAAGGTGTATTTGGACGGGCAGGATGTATATGCCCAAAGCAATGAAAAACTTGCCATTTTCCGCAGGCGGCAGGTCGGGCTGATTTACCAGTTTCACAACCTCATTCCCACCCTGAATGTGGTGGAAAACATCACCTTGCCTATCCTAATGGACAAGCGCAAGGTCAACGATGAACGGCTGAATGATCTGCTCGAAATGCTTGGGCTAAAAGACCGCAAAACGCATTTACCCAATCAGCTTTCGGGCGGTCAGCAACAGCGCGTTTCCATAGGACGCGCTTTGATGAACGCCCCGGCGGTCATGCTTGCCGACGAACCCACGGGCAGTTTGGACAGCCGAAATGGACATGAAATCATCAAACTGCTGAAAGAAAGCAATAAAAAATATGGGCAGACCCTGCTCCTCGTCACCCATGACGAAAATATTGCCCTGCAAGCAGACCGCATTATCGGCATATCAGACGGCAAAGTAGTGCGAGACGAGAGGGTGCGGTCATGA
- a CDS encoding sensor histidine kinase, translated as MFRNREFRQFAILFSLMAAAAVMLGFVINTAAGILAIASAAAFGIAFFAFTKARYKSIARISNQIDLVLHNADHLYIGESDEGELSILHSEITKMTLRIREQNDALKKEKEHLADSLADIAHQLRTPLTSANLILSLLANNPYENERKAFVRETEELLVRMDWLITSLLKLSRLDAGIVVFQSEQIDINNLICAALRPFLIPMELHNIDLQIDTPKGMIIQGDFGWLSEAIQNILKNCMESAGENGKIEIVCGNNPLFTEIAIRDSGTGFEKEDLPCLFDRFYRGKNPNATGYGIGLALCKIIITRQGGTITAKNHPQGGAIFAIRFPK; from the coding sequence ATGTTTCGGAATAGAGAGTTTCGGCAGTTTGCCATTTTGTTCTCCTTAATGGCCGCCGCCGCTGTAATGCTGGGATTTGTAATAAATACGGCGGCGGGAATCCTTGCCATTGCTTCTGCCGCCGCCTTTGGCATAGCGTTTTTCGCGTTTACCAAAGCCCGATACAAAAGCATTGCGCGGATTTCAAATCAAATCGACCTTGTGCTTCATAATGCTGACCATCTGTATATTGGTGAATCGGACGAGGGCGAACTTTCCATTCTGCACAGCGAGATAACAAAAATGACGTTGCGTATTCGGGAGCAAAACGACGCGCTGAAAAAAGAAAAAGAACATCTTGCCGATTCGTTGGCCGACATAGCCCACCAACTCCGAACCCCGCTCACATCCGCGAACCTCATTCTGTCATTGTTAGCGAATAACCCTTATGAAAACGAGCGGAAAGCATTTGTGCGGGAAACAGAGGAATTGCTTGTGCGGATGGATTGGCTGATTACTTCCCTATTGAAATTATCCCGTTTGGACGCGGGCATTGTGGTATTCCAAAGCGAGCAGATAGATATAAACAACTTGATATGCGCCGCGCTTCGCCCGTTCCTAATCCCAATGGAACTGCACAATATTGATTTGCAAATAGACACGCCGAAAGGGATGATTATTCAGGGCGATTTTGGTTGGCTTTCGGAAGCAATTCAAAACATCCTCAAAAATTGCATGGAAAGCGCAGGCGAGAATGGTAAGATTGAGATTGTTTGCGGGAACAACCCGCTGTTTACCGAAATTGCTATCCGCGACAGCGGCACGGGCTTTGAAAAAGAAGATTTACCCTGCCTGTTTGACAGGTTTTATCGTGGGAAAAACCCAAACGCTACAGGATACGGGATTGGATTGGCTCTCTGCAAGATAATTATAACACGGCAGGGAGGGACGATTACCGCCAAAAATCACCCGCAGGGCGGCGCTATATTTGCCATTCGTTTCCCAAAGTGA
- a CDS encoding response regulator transcription factor, whose protein sequence is MKRIFLVEDDKAIAKNLMLLLRTEGFTVTHAPTRSEALAALAGNKFDLALIDISLPDGNGFTVCTEIKETQDVPVIFLTASGDEASVVTGLNMGADDYITKPFRPRELIARIGTALRKSGRFGSDFEIRGLHVDTASGIVKKNGNEVFLSALEYRLLLVFISNPESIITRGRLLDELWDAAGEFVNDNTLTVYIKRLREKIENDPASPQIILTVRGTGYRLGGEYVSE, encoded by the coding sequence ATGAAACGGATATTTTTGGTTGAGGACGATAAGGCAATCGCTAAAAACCTTATGCTTTTGCTCCGCACGGAGGGATTTACAGTCACTCACGCCCCTACGCGGAGTGAAGCCCTTGCCGCGCTTGCCGGGAATAAATTTGACTTGGCGTTGATTGATATTTCTTTGCCTGACGGAAATGGCTTTACGGTTTGCACGGAAATCAAAGAAACGCAAGATGTTCCCGTTATCTTTCTGACGGCTTCTGGAGATGAGGCGAGTGTTGTTACCGGGCTGAACATGGGCGCGGACGACTATATCACCAAGCCTTTTCGTCCGCGTGAATTGATTGCGCGAATTGGAACCGCCTTGCGAAAAAGCGGGCGTTTTGGGTCGGATTTTGAAATTCGCGGGCTTCATGTCGATACGGCAAGCGGCATTGTGAAAAAAAACGGCAACGAGGTTTTTCTTTCAGCATTAGAATACCGCTTGTTGCTGGTGTTTATTAGCAACCCAGAAAGTATTATCACGAGGGGCAGGCTACTTGACGAATTGTGGGACGCGGCGGGCGAGTTTGTCAATGACAATACACTGACCGTGTACATCAAACGCTTGCGGGAGAAGATAGAGAACGACCCAGCAAGCCCGCAAATTATTCTGACTGTTCGCGGGACGGGGTATAGATTGGGGGGCGAGTATGTTTCGGAATAG
- a CDS encoding helix-turn-helix domain-containing protein, whose amino-acid sequence MDYITTKEAAKNWGITDRMVVYHCSAGRIKGAKKMGNTWLVPIDAEKPADGRYRRSKVKDGENK is encoded by the coding sequence GTGGATTATATAACGACAAAAGAAGCAGCGAAAAATTGGGGAATCACAGACAGAATGGTAGTGTACCATTGCTCTGCCGGACGGATTAAGGGAGCTAAAAAAATGGGAAATACATGGCTTGTTCCGATTGACGCTGAAAAACCGGCTGACGGACGATACAGGAGAAGTAAAGTAAAGGATGGTGAAAATAAATGA
- a CDS encoding MerR family transcriptional regulator has protein sequence MNYTIAQAAKKMNLTTYTLRYYDREGLLSNVRRDKSGNRIFTKDDMEILYLICCLKNTGMPIKEIKQFIDWQNEGNHTLHTRNDMLVNHKEDVLKQIEDLKKNLRLIDRKLDYYRDACQAYDTDSPIPTCCEYTDNDLEF, from the coding sequence GTGAACTATACCATAGCACAAGCAGCTAAAAAAATGAACTTAACAACATATACATTAAGATACTATGACCGTGAGGGACTGCTTTCCAATGTCAGAAGAGATAAGTCAGGCAATCGTATCTTTACAAAAGATGATATGGAAATACTCTACCTTATCTGCTGTCTTAAGAATACTGGAATGCCTATTAAGGAAATAAAACAATTTATAGACTGGCAAAATGAAGGGAATCATACACTCCACACACGTAACGATATGTTAGTAAACCACAAAGAAGATGTCTTAAAGCAAATTGAAGATTTAAAGAAAAACCTTCGTTTGATTGATCGAAAGCTCGATTATTACCGTGATGCTTGCCAAGCCTATGATACTGACTCACCAATCCCGACCTGCTGCGAATATACGGATAATGATTTAGAATTTTAG
- a CDS encoding flavodoxin family protein, with protein MKAIAINGSPRKNGNTSQALKVMADELEQQGIEVEIIQIGQLNIHGCIGCGYCWTSEENHCVFKDDIVNEVAKKMREADGFILASPTYYAGIAGTMKAFLDRVFYTSSDYFKYKVATSISVVRRAGGVDVIHQLNNYLNLAQTVMPPSQYWTIAYGLEKGEVHQDEEGIQTLRKNARSMAWLLKTIDAGKEKIPVPVEEDHVMTNFIR; from the coding sequence ATGAAAGCGATAGCTATTAATGGTAGTCCCCGTAAAAACGGTAATACAAGTCAGGCACTCAAGGTTATGGCAGATGAGCTGGAACAGCAGGGTATAGAAGTTGAAATCATTCAAATTGGTCAGCTAAATATTCATGGGTGCATTGGCTGTGGATACTGTTGGACTTCAGAGGAAAATCACTGTGTTTTCAAAGATGACATTGTCAATGAGGTTGCAAAAAAAATGCGTGAAGCAGACGGCTTTATTCTTGCATCCCCAACATATTATGCAGGAATAGCAGGAACAATGAAAGCTTTTCTGGACAGAGTATTCTACACAAGTTCAGATTATTTCAAATATAAAGTTGCAACTTCCATTTCAGTTGTAAGACGTGCCGGTGGTGTAGATGTAATACATCAGCTCAATAACTATCTTAATTTAGCCCAGACAGTCATGCCGCCGTCTCAATACTGGACAATAGCATATGGTTTGGAAAAAGGAGAAGTTCATCAGGACGAAGAAGGTATTCAGACCCTTCGTAAAAATGCAAGATCAATGGCTTGGCTCCTTAAGACAATTGACGCTGGAAAAGAAAAAATACCTGTTCCTGTAGAAGAAGATCATGTTATGACAAATTTTATACGATAA
- a CDS encoding VanZ family protein: MYIYICIVLFVTILPIDWTLDLKSKYHSSIEYSYGNIKPFNDLLLGRTGSVKEIILNIIMTIPFGFLYSFLKQHITLIKIIKSIFLFSLSIELIQLLMTIFLLNHRSFDVTDLITNTIGGILGYYI, encoded by the coding sequence ATGTATATTTATATATGTATTGTATTATTTGTAACTATATTACCTATAGATTGGACATTAGATCTTAAGTCGAAATATCATAGCTCTATAGAATATTCATATGGAAATATTAAGCCATTTAATGATTTATTATTGGGCAGAACGGGTTCTGTCAAAGAGATTATTTTGAATATAATAATGACTATTCCTTTTGGTTTTTTATATTCATTTTTAAAACAACACATAACTCTAATAAAAATAATTAAGAGTATTTTCTTGTTCAGCTTGTCTATAGAACTTATTCAGTTATTAATGACAATATTTCTTTTAAATCATAGATCTTTTGATGTAACCGATTTGATTACTAATACAATTGGTGGTATTTTAGGATACTATATATAG
- a CDS encoding S-layer homology domain-containing protein: MKKLMIIILIVLLCAFPVVHASEITEREENLDFLYETLKGSHPNIFYSTSEKEFIERKAEIKKNINEKSNVEYVLDLQSLVAMVNDSHTNVNIGRALKDVHIYPFSIRHIETWVLDVIGTEYEEYLGWEVVSLNGYDMKTVKNKMAPIISHDNNVWLQRQLRQFINVKEILDYAGIIKDDELEITVKKENQEKTISLHTVDTSADTVDVVYLAEKRSQEPKTTKDKSKIYFSMPLDGNVYYIQYNACQEDKNLPMETFSLNVQNDLESNDYQTVVIDLRNNTGGSDGMIMPLLYVLTEYQKNNDVEIVGLIGENTFSSATINAMMIKEMGGILVGTYSGGSVDHYGAVDQFELPHLNIQAGHSTKYIEIDSLFDSGIPYGIEPIKPDIIKEQTYDDYMKGIDTAVHYIENNTGKLQANDDKSLYISRGKLAHLLYTMSLENNQSLEYAKETPSDVLFFTYYEEASRWAIKNNIIIGKSSTIFAPSDLLTREELAVVLDRFMSYINMEPSERQQLSYNDEKDISIWAKDSVQKIVNIGYLELENEKFNPKSHITIEKVENILENIK; this comes from the coding sequence ATGAAAAAACTGATGATTATAATTTTAATCGTTTTATTATGTGCTTTTCCAGTGGTTCATGCCAGTGAAATTACGGAAAGGGAAGAAAATTTAGACTTTTTGTATGAAACATTAAAAGGAAGTCATCCCAATATATTTTATAGCACATCAGAAAAAGAATTTATAGAGAGAAAAGCTGAGATTAAAAAGAATATAAATGAAAAGTCAAATGTGGAGTATGTTCTTGATTTACAAAGCTTAGTCGCTATGGTTAATGATTCGCATACAAATGTGAATATAGGTCGTGCTTTGAAAGATGTGCATATCTATCCTTTTAGCATCAGACATATTGAAACATGGGTGCTTGATGTTATTGGAACAGAATATGAAGAATATCTTGGATGGGAAGTTGTGTCTTTAAATGGATATGATATGAAGACTGTAAAAAATAAAATGGCGCCTATTATCAGCCATGATAATAATGTATGGCTCCAAAGACAATTAAGACAATTTATCAACGTCAAAGAAATTCTTGATTATGCAGGTATTATAAAAGATGATGAATTAGAAATAACAGTAAAGAAAGAAAATCAGGAAAAAACAATTTCTCTTCATACTGTAGATACTTCAGCGGATACGGTAGATGTGGTATATTTAGCCGAAAAACGTAGCCAAGAACCAAAAACAACTAAGGATAAATCTAAAATTTATTTTTCTATGCCATTAGATGGAAATGTTTATTATATTCAATATAATGCTTGTCAAGAAGATAAAAACTTGCCCATGGAAACATTTAGTTTAAATGTTCAAAATGATTTAGAAAGCAATGACTATCAAACTGTTGTTATTGATTTAAGAAATAATACAGGCGGCTCTGATGGGATGATTATGCCTTTATTATATGTATTAACCGAATATCAAAAAAACAATGATGTAGAAATAGTAGGTCTTATTGGTGAAAATACATTTTCTTCTGCTACAATAAATGCCATGATGATAAAAGAAATGGGTGGTATTTTAGTGGGAACGTATAGTGGTGGAAGTGTTGACCATTATGGTGCCGTGGATCAATTTGAATTGCCTCACTTAAACATACAAGCTGGTCACTCTACAAAATATATAGAAATTGATAGTTTGTTTGACAGTGGCATTCCTTATGGTATTGAGCCTATTAAACCTGATATTATAAAAGAACAAACTTATGATGATTATATGAAAGGTATAGATACAGCAGTTCATTACATTGAAAATAATACAGGAAAATTGCAAGCTAATGATGATAAAAGTTTATATATTTCACGAGGAAAATTGGCTCATTTATTATATACAATGTCTCTTGAAAACAATCAATCTTTAGAATATGCAAAAGAAACACCTTCAGATGTTTTATTCTTCACTTATTATGAAGAGGCTAGTCGTTGGGCAATAAAAAATAATATAATAATCGGAAAATCATCCACTATTTTTGCACCTTCTGATTTATTAACAAGAGAAGAATTGGCTGTTGTATTGGATAGATTTATGTCTTATATAAATATGGAACCATCAGAAAGACAACAACTTTCATATAATGATGAAAAAGATATTAGTATATGGGCAAAAGATAGTGTACAAAAAATAGTAAATATAGGTTATTTAGAACTAGAAAATGAAAAATTTAATCCAAAAAGTCATATCACCATTGAGAAAGTAGAAAATATATTAGAAAATATCAAATAA
- a CDS encoding pyridoxamine 5'-phosphate oxidase family protein, translated as MQYRMKKFQLTLEQIDELLHRADTGRFATINENGYPYVVAMHFVYYNNKIYMHGLPKGQKIDNVNRNPKACFEVDELFGLLTDNIENACDTEAEYNSVVIIGNASLLEDLNYKREVLNKLVEKYTPQFAGKELPDNMIKGTAVIEIDIVECTGKYHK; from the coding sequence ATGCAATACAGAATGAAGAAGTTTCAATTAACGTTGGAGCAGATTGACGAGCTACTTCATCGTGCGGATACCGGGCGATTCGCTACTATCAATGAGAATGGCTATCCATATGTCGTTGCCATGCACTTTGTTTACTACAATAACAAAATTTATATGCATGGCCTACCAAAGGGACAAAAAATCGATAATGTAAATCGAAACCCCAAAGCATGCTTTGAGGTTGATGAATTGTTTGGTCTCTTGACTGACAATATCGAGAATGCCTGTGATACTGAGGCAGAGTACAATAGTGTTGTGATTATTGGAAACGCTTCGCTGCTTGAAGACTTAAATTATAAACGTGAAGTATTGAATAAGCTGGTTGAGAAGTACACTCCGCAATTTGCTGGAAAAGAGCTTCCTGATAACATGATTAAGGGTACTGCTGTGATTGAGATTGATATCGTAGAGTGTACAGGAAAATATCATAAATAG
- the pdxR gene encoding MocR-like pyridoxine biosynthesis transcription factor PdxR: MIYIQENSNDPMYLQIYRQIKEDIEQGNIVHGERLPGIRTLAQTLGIARNTVSQAYAQLAVEGYAQARHGSGFFVLDTSNKVTERNYVPQDTNALSVETSELKQPVSLYDFQYGGLPYEQFPFKLWRKYTSQILLSPQKDVVNQYPDKQGDLLLRQEIKKYLHRSRGMVCCDEQIIIGSGLHYSLDILCKILCKENNTIAMEEPGYNGARDVFINNNYNLHAIQASKDGLILSSIHHSDACAAYVTPSHQFPYGTVMPIFQRKELLNWANVNDAYIIEDDYDSELRYDANPVPALHSLDTEDRTIYIGTFSKSLSPSLRVNYMVLPVRLLTRYYSLFRSHNSPVSWLTQRVLAAYMRDGNYERHIRKMCITYKRRHDVFVQKATEMFDRKVILHGRGAGVHFVLEFPGGEEQDWLIKQAERVGVKVYSMIPFWNDRNDCPRNIIFAGYSLLSEQQIREGIALLQSAWFSALP; the protein is encoded by the coding sequence ATGATTTATATTCAAGAAAATTCAAATGATCCAATGTATCTTCAGATCTACCGTCAGATCAAAGAAGATATTGAACAAGGAAATATTGTACATGGAGAACGGCTTCCAGGTATTCGCACACTAGCCCAAACATTGGGTATTGCGCGTAATACTGTCAGTCAGGCTTATGCCCAGCTGGCTGTGGAGGGATATGCTCAAGCGAGACATGGTTCAGGATTTTTCGTTCTAGACACCTCAAATAAAGTTACGGAGAGGAATTATGTACCACAGGATACAAACGCTTTATCTGTCGAAACATCAGAACTGAAGCAACCTGTAAGTCTATATGATTTTCAGTACGGCGGGCTTCCTTATGAGCAATTTCCTTTCAAGTTATGGCGAAAATATACCTCTCAAATTCTCTTATCACCGCAAAAAGATGTAGTTAATCAATATCCGGATAAGCAGGGTGATCTGTTGTTAAGACAAGAGATCAAAAAATACCTGCACAGGTCAAGGGGGATGGTTTGTTGTGATGAACAGATTATCATCGGCTCTGGACTACACTATTCGTTAGATATTTTGTGCAAGATTTTGTGTAAAGAAAACAATACGATTGCAATGGAAGAACCCGGTTACAATGGGGCAAGGGATGTATTTATCAACAACAATTATAATCTGCATGCAATCCAAGCTAGTAAAGATGGACTTATCCTCTCGTCAATTCATCATTCTGACGCATGTGCTGCTTATGTAACGCCTTCGCATCAATTTCCTTATGGAACTGTGATGCCAATTTTTCAGCGTAAGGAGCTCCTTAATTGGGCAAATGTTAACGATGCGTATATCATTGAGGACGATTATGACAGTGAACTCAGATATGATGCCAATCCAGTGCCAGCACTCCACTCTTTAGACACCGAAGACCGTACTATCTACATCGGAACTTTTTCAAAGTCTCTTTCTCCTTCTCTGCGGGTGAACTATATGGTGTTGCCAGTACGCCTGCTAACGAGGTATTATAGTTTATTCCGTTCCCATAATTCTCCTGTATCATGGTTGACGCAACGTGTTTTAGCTGCATATATGAGGGATGGAAACTATGAGCGTCATATTCGAAAAATGTGCATCACCTACAAAAGGCGTCATGATGTATTTGTACAGAAAGCAACAGAAATGTTTGACAGAAAAGTAATCTTACATGGTCGTGGAGCAGGGGTACATTTCGTTTTGGAGTTTCCGGGTGGTGAAGAACAGGATTGGCTTATTAAACAGGCAGAAAGAGTCGGAGTCAAAGTATATTCTATGATTCCATTCTGGAATGACAGGAATGATTGTCCCCGAAACATTATATTTGCAGGATACAGCTTACTGAGTGAACAACAGATACGAGAAGGTATTGCATTGCTACAATCCGCATGGTTCAGTGCATTACCATAA